One genomic window of Leptospira paudalimensis includes the following:
- a CDS encoding class I SAM-dependent methyltransferase, whose product MSENLYTQKISIQDEMPRLSAQANLLKLLLEPYLDSIEYEKEVGTALDAGAGPGVLTSFLMKKNPNLKWSACDISEDMVQYCKLVYPKVDWKVSDVRSLDYPDNHFDFIFNSMVLIHIKEPEKALKEFYRVLKPGGKVLIHCPNDKTFTGPQVLLDMVAKHATIHPADRFVMEKIPGMMESLGFQLKHRTDFIASNDGNDDKPTVDYPKIHLGMMTGWSMMSFMGHPEGMQDLYSKLQSEYMSNRVKFTIKLETHLYQK is encoded by the coding sequence TTGAGCGAAAACCTATATACACAAAAAATATCCATTCAGGATGAGATGCCCAGGTTATCGGCACAGGCCAACCTCCTGAAGCTCCTGCTTGAGCCATATTTAGATTCCATCGAATATGAAAAAGAAGTGGGAACGGCTCTGGATGCGGGAGCAGGTCCAGGGGTACTCACCAGTTTTCTCATGAAGAAAAATCCAAACCTCAAATGGTCTGCTTGTGACATCTCCGAGGATATGGTCCAATATTGTAAGTTGGTGTATCCAAAAGTAGACTGGAAGGTCTCGGATGTTCGTTCATTGGATTACCCAGACAATCATTTTGATTTTATTTTTAATTCGATGGTGCTCATCCACATCAAAGAACCAGAAAAAGCTCTAAAGGAATTCTACCGAGTGCTAAAACCAGGTGGAAAGGTTCTCATCCATTGTCCAAATGACAAAACCTTCACAGGCCCACAGGTACTTTTGGATATGGTAGCCAAACATGCAACCATCCATCCAGCCGACAGGTTTGTGATGGAAAAAATTCCCGGAATGATGGAATCTTTGGGGTTCCAATTGAAACACCGAACAGACTTCATTGCGTCCAATGATGGCAATGATGACAAACCAACAGTCGATTACCCAAAAATTCATTTGGGAATGATGACAGGATGGTCTATGATGTCTTTTATGGGACATCCAGAAGGGATGCAGGATTTATATTCCAAATTACAATCCGAATACATGTCCAATCGTGTGAAATTCACGATCAAATTAGAAACACATTTGTACCAAAAATAA
- a CDS encoding LIC_13355 family lipoprotein has product MKTKLIHFLLIFSCLWTFHCKPSQSSSSEETLAALIPLLGASANASVCPKSTLPSDIFLANTVVSASANVSGFSDPKKAINGVCGAGELVGSLDVYALETTGAGASMVLSWGGRIVKNVQDNDFIVYDNSFRISGETNTYAMDPSVIQVSLDGTKYCGFNPSYTEGNINLIASWTKFGGLRPVYYNMTTNPLSNEDLFSDVGSGFLLGGGDGFDLNDLDPNDPNDVNCDTTAANDIKSNGFKFIKITSASNVVNPATSSNFPWPPGSYNGSDIDGVVAREVQ; this is encoded by the coding sequence ATGAAAACTAAACTAATTCATTTCCTTCTCATTTTCTCCTGTTTGTGGACTTTCCATTGCAAACCTTCTCAGTCGTCCTCATCGGAGGAGACTCTTGCGGCACTCATTCCTTTACTTGGTGCAAGTGCCAATGCTTCTGTTTGTCCTAAATCAACACTCCCTTCCGACATTTTCCTTGCCAATACAGTGGTCAGTGCCTCCGCCAATGTATCTGGATTTTCTGATCCGAAAAAAGCCATCAATGGTGTTTGTGGTGCAGGAGAACTGGTTGGGTCACTCGATGTGTATGCTTTGGAGACCACTGGAGCCGGCGCTTCGATGGTCCTCAGTTGGGGTGGTCGGATTGTAAAAAACGTACAGGACAACGACTTCATTGTGTATGACAATAGCTTTCGGATCTCGGGGGAAACCAATACCTATGCTATGGATCCCTCTGTGATCCAAGTCTCCCTAGATGGAACCAAATACTGCGGTTTTAATCCAAGTTATACGGAAGGAAATATCAACCTGATTGCCAGCTGGACAAAGTTTGGTGGCTTAAGACCAGTGTATTACAATATGACCACCAATCCCTTGTCAAACGAGGATTTATTCAGTGACGTTGGAAGTGGCTTTTTATTGGGTGGTGGGGACGGATTTGATTTGAATGATTTAGATCCAAATGATCCAAACGATGTGAATTGTGATACAACTGCAGCCAATGATATCAAATCGAATGGATTTAAATTCATAAAAATCACATCTGCAAGTAACGTAGTCAACCCAGCAACCAGTTCCAATTTCCCTTGGCCACCAGGTAGTTATAATGGAAGTGATATCGATGGAGTGGTTGCACGCGAAGTCCAGTGA
- a CDS encoding lysophospholipid acyltransferase family protein: MFYYVGRSIGFVLMWIVVKPMRLKYGNKKVEIQNDFILRQLNGKSMILISNHIKPRNKFLKIITMPYDAFVIRGVLKRYGIYTTALTSYDSGMGKKGRKSKWLKRKEQIVKGIVKSIDLIPLNRNESDPVTIKDFQRRIKKGNLGIGIFPEGSWYRGFRKSRKLFPGMVVLSKRYNLPIVPLYLDAYNLNKPIRLTVGNPVWQVNDNNETMAFIKTELIRLNQVGKNQIIQTEVVQNVLDTDEEGMEVSPSIG, translated from the coding sequence ATGTTTTATTATGTCGGAAGGTCTATTGGTTTTGTATTGATGTGGATTGTGGTGAAACCCATGAGATTAAAATACGGAAACAAAAAAGTAGAAATTCAGAACGACTTCATTTTGCGCCAGTTAAACGGCAAATCTATGATTCTGATTTCAAATCATATCAAACCACGAAATAAATTTTTAAAAATCATCACAATGCCTTACGATGCATTTGTCATTCGTGGAGTTCTCAAACGATATGGAATTTATACAACTGCGTTAACAAGTTATGATTCAGGAATGGGGAAGAAAGGCAGAAAGTCAAAATGGCTCAAACGAAAAGAACAAATTGTCAAAGGGATTGTTAAATCAATCGACTTAATCCCCTTAAACCGAAATGAATCGGACCCAGTGACAATCAAAGATTTCCAAAGAAGGATTAAAAAAGGGAATTTGGGAATTGGAATTTTTCCTGAAGGATCTTGGTACCGAGGATTTCGTAAGTCTCGAAAATTATTTCCAGGAATGGTGGTATTGAGTAAACGTTACAATTTGCCAATTGTTCCTTTGTATTTAGATGCATACAACTTAAACAAACCAATTCGGTTAACTGTTGGAAATCCTGTCTGGCAAGTGAATGATAATAATGAAACAATGGCATTTATCAAAACGGAATTGATCAGACTCAACCAAGTTGGAAAAAATCAAATCATTCAGACAGAAGTCGTCCAAAATGTTTTGGACACTGATGAAGAAGGTATGGAAGTATCACCTAGCATTGGCTAG
- a CDS encoding TetR/AcrR family transcriptional regulator: protein MLEAHHKQRRIRNSLSREEIRDVSLLILKEEGLDGLSMRKIANRLGCSVASPYSYYESQIDLVQDLIRTGEDELLSMLKKASADVKTGSAFDQLAAIARAYFHFASNNRELHKVMFVTDYGGVHRKAFPQLPKSYRFFLETVRIGFDSGEIPYPKNEYPAIARLMWSWMYGVIVLDMTGMLRKRKGAGNPIEEGISYFQKLLSKKPT from the coding sequence ATGTTGGAAGCCCACCACAAACAAAGAAGGATTCGCAATAGCCTCTCTCGCGAGGAAATTAGAGATGTATCCCTCCTCATTTTAAAAGAAGAAGGACTCGATGGGCTTTCCATGCGTAAAATTGCGAACCGGCTCGGTTGTAGCGTTGCAAGCCCCTATTCTTATTATGAAAGCCAAATTGACCTTGTCCAAGATTTGATCCGAACGGGAGAGGATGAGCTTCTCTCCATGTTAAAAAAAGCGAGTGCTGATGTCAAAACGGGATCTGCCTTTGACCAATTGGCCGCGATTGCACGTGCTTATTTCCATTTTGCCAGTAACAACCGAGAACTCCACAAAGTGATGTTTGTTACCGACTATGGTGGAGTTCATAGAAAGGCATTCCCTCAACTTCCCAAAAGTTATCGGTTTTTTTTAGAAACAGTTAGAATTGGTTTTGATTCTGGCGAGATTCCATACCCCAAAAACGAATACCCTGCCATTGCAAGGTTGATGTGGAGTTGGATGTATGGAGTAATCGTTTTGGATATGACAGGTATGCTCCGAAAAAGAAAAGGAGCAGGGAATCCGATTGAAGAAGGAATTTCCTACTTTCAGAAACTACTTAGCAAAAAACCAACCTAG
- a CDS encoding alginate export family protein, protein MCLPQNRVILFCFILVFSNGFLLSEPVEEKTPEIQSESKPYVSPMKEKGLDPEFNRHMFVEPTLSKHSANSSQFWLNDVLRFGLYLRPRQESRYNLDFNASDKGYVDRTLQTSSLYFLFDPSPYVQAKVTLQDARVWGGESPASTGDIRANFFNNTADVYSRNQTNAVSVNQTSVREAFVIINKLPFQSKFQVGRQIWAYGDQRLIGGGNWTVNGLSFDGARLMFQFENAKIHFLMARPYWTQSGPNGVVSANDPKLNSAANGTDTTLLGTYNSYTIPDWVTFDFYSIGIVRKWKKNNTNVITGLPETSPDDPLASNRSRQNQNLITTGFRITNRTKGNFLPEGKSWDFTWESAFQSGTSGRRIQDPYLKEYLPNEWDNTRTEREKYTGQMHVFQTGYTFFRKLRLGGQVLFASGDKNRSDASVSTFQMLANPRFGVIPYFNNVAGISENINAQNLYSKSVSVTYTTEGYGEFQITYFQNDKAEKQDAWYAISGAPNSSSTIGEKNPTPVSFEKGSTENFSNQSYTSPYALGKRIYTEVDLTWHGQMNDFVSLWLGVGYLEAGDAVKNYRNSKIQYNRTTQSFEWNQNYLQGKNQLAREAYMVYAQINAAF, encoded by the coding sequence ATGTGTCTGCCCCAAAATAGAGTTATCTTATTTTGTTTCATTTTGGTCTTTTCTAATGGTTTCCTTCTCTCAGAACCCGTAGAAGAAAAAACTCCCGAAATCCAATCAGAATCAAAACCATATGTTTCTCCTATGAAAGAGAAAGGATTGGATCCTGAATTCAATCGACATATGTTTGTGGAACCAACCTTATCGAAACATTCTGCAAATTCTTCCCAATTTTGGTTGAATGATGTTTTACGATTTGGATTGTACCTTCGCCCGCGCCAAGAGAGCCGTTATAATTTAGATTTTAATGCTTCTGACAAAGGTTATGTCGACCGAACCCTACAAACCTCATCTTTGTACTTTCTATTTGATCCAAGTCCGTATGTCCAAGCCAAGGTGACTTTACAAGATGCAAGAGTTTGGGGTGGAGAGTCTCCAGCGTCGACTGGTGACATTCGAGCCAATTTTTTCAATAATACTGCAGACGTTTATTCCCGTAACCAAACAAATGCAGTCTCAGTCAACCAAACGAGCGTTAGAGAGGCATTTGTAATAATCAACAAATTACCTTTTCAATCCAAATTCCAAGTGGGAAGACAAATTTGGGCTTATGGAGACCAAAGATTGATTGGTGGTGGTAACTGGACAGTGAATGGTTTATCCTTTGATGGTGCCAGACTCATGTTTCAATTTGAAAATGCCAAAATCCATTTTTTAATGGCTAGACCCTATTGGACACAAAGTGGACCCAATGGGGTTGTCTCTGCCAATGATCCAAAACTCAATTCAGCGGCAAATGGAACCGACACAACACTATTAGGAACTTATAATAGTTATACGATTCCTGACTGGGTGACATTCGATTTTTATAGTATAGGTATTGTTCGAAAATGGAAAAAAAATAATACAAATGTTATCACTGGTCTGCCTGAAACTTCTCCAGACGACCCCTTGGCATCAAATCGTAGCCGCCAAAACCAAAATCTGATCACAACTGGATTTCGAATCACAAATCGTACAAAAGGAAATTTTTTGCCAGAAGGTAAGTCTTGGGACTTTACTTGGGAATCAGCATTCCAATCAGGAACTTCTGGACGCAGAATCCAAGATCCTTACTTAAAAGAATACCTTCCAAATGAATGGGATAATACCAGAACCGAAAGAGAAAAATATACAGGACAAATGCACGTTTTCCAAACTGGATACACATTCTTTAGGAAACTAAGATTAGGTGGGCAAGTTTTATTTGCCTCCGGAGATAAAAATAGATCCGATGCCTCCGTCTCCACCTTCCAAATGCTTGCAAATCCAAGATTTGGAGTGATTCCTTATTTTAATAACGTGGCAGGAATTTCAGAAAATATCAATGCTCAAAATTTATATTCTAAATCTGTGAGTGTAACTTACACAACAGAAGGGTATGGAGAATTCCAAATCACCTATTTCCAAAATGATAAGGCTGAAAAACAAGATGCATGGTATGCAATCAGTGGTGCACCAAACTCTTCTTCTACGATTGGTGAAAAAAATCCAACCCCAGTGTCGTTTGAAAAAGGGAGTACAGAAAATTTCTCCAATCAATCGTATACTTCTCCCTATGCTTTAGGCAAACGAATTTACACAGAAGTGGATTTGACTTGGCACGGACAAATGAATGATTTTGTCTCACTTTGGTTAGGTGTAGGTTATCTGGAAGCTGGTGATGCGGTTAAAAATTACAGAAATAGCAAAATCCAATACAATCGCACCACCCAGTCCTTTGAATGGAACCAAAACTATTTACAGGGAAAAAACCAACTCGCAAGAGAAGCCTACATGGTCTATGCCCAGATCAATGCTGCATTTTAG
- a CDS encoding sodium-dependent bicarbonate transport family permease — translation MDLHNALNNILNPPVLFFFLGMGVVFFKSDLRITEGVSKFLSLYLLFSIGFKGGHELFKSPFAEEHLLTLIACMFMACFVPVYSYFIFRLKLDHANSAALAGSFGSISAVTFVTAGAFLHSYGFEYQGFIVAGMALMESPAIVIAVIIDRLGKKKQNGNPSEKIQWKQLLHEAFFSSSVYILIGALIVGYLSGESGWNTTKPFTEDIFKGLLTFFLLDKGIDAAKQMRELKKVGFFLVGSTVIIMFINVVIAIFLTKIIQMPIGDALMFVVLCASASYIAVPAAMKDSIPEASPSIYLTVALSIVFPINIIIGIPVYFYLLKGL, via the coding sequence ATGGATTTGCACAACGCTCTGAATAATATTTTAAACCCACCCGTACTATTTTTCTTTTTAGGAATGGGTGTTGTATTCTTTAAATCGGATCTCCGCATAACAGAAGGAGTATCAAAATTTCTCTCATTGTACTTGTTGTTCTCCATTGGTTTTAAAGGTGGTCATGAATTATTTAAATCACCTTTCGCTGAAGAACACTTACTCACACTCATAGCATGTATGTTTATGGCATGTTTTGTTCCCGTGTATTCATACTTCATCTTTCGATTGAAGTTAGACCATGCCAATTCTGCAGCACTTGCTGGAAGTTTCGGTTCTATTAGTGCAGTAACCTTTGTAACAGCGGGAGCTTTTTTACACAGTTACGGATTTGAATACCAAGGATTCATTGTTGCTGGAATGGCTCTTATGGAATCACCTGCCATTGTCATCGCTGTTATCATCGATCGCCTCGGTAAGAAAAAACAAAATGGAAATCCCTCTGAAAAAATCCAATGGAAACAATTGTTACATGAAGCTTTTTTTAGTTCATCTGTTTATATCTTAATTGGTGCTCTAATCGTAGGTTATCTATCAGGTGAGTCTGGATGGAATACAACAAAACCATTTACAGAAGATATCTTTAAAGGACTTCTTACATTTTTCCTTTTGGACAAAGGGATTGATGCCGCTAAACAAATGCGTGAGTTAAAAAAAGTTGGTTTTTTCTTAGTTGGATCAACTGTCATCATTATGTTTATCAATGTTGTGATTGCGATCTTTTTGACAAAAATCATTCAGATGCCAATTGGTGATGCATTAATGTTCGTTGTGCTATGTGCATCTGCTTCTTATATTGCTGTTCCTGCTGCGATGAAAGATTCAATTCCGGAAGCAAGTCCTAGTATATACTTAACTGTTGCTTTATCGATTGTTTTCCCAATCAATATCATCATCGGAATACCAGTTTATTTTTATTTATTGAAAGGATTATAA
- a CDS encoding AraC family transcriptional regulator codes for MRILFRVYFSLVILLGMEGCLWKPEAFYGTNISHAVEFLAPVKGELPTSCTKNSIQTLKQMFWIQNESEDSLRSKRALNGQWLHFQLKNQMDTASDFSILIQWINIPTAEICSENQKGEFSNTYNGYVWENWHGLLSPFPHFNVSLNAKETRDFYLFLVSNENLNFPIRTVSNSSYRFIVLFRFLTFLFFLMVGIVSTGWAISEFIKSKEKIYLLILFHFLLFFFLVYSVHGKELSSLLGNGNNLFTHSYYLLLSINHFVFFLYLYSFVKFTNESLKHPIFFWLFAISGILYLLVPIFPRMYDYRIFILLTIFGSAAYFLRSTHMMLFTNQIDEEKSYFLGWAFFLFLVFLKTLFHFDFYPYQAFFIYAAVFYLPFLTAGSFLFLRNYEKRDKTKTRFRTFTNKIDTKEFKTKLESLLESDKIFLDVDCNEEMIAGRLGLTYHQLSELINIEYQFNFPTLLNLYKIKEAKKILIEKPELNVATVGKLAGFGSRSAFYLEFKKQCGVNPNQFRKSSSHHKKDKS; via the coding sequence ATGCGCATTCTTTTTCGGGTTTATTTCTCCTTAGTCATTCTACTAGGAATGGAAGGGTGTTTATGGAAACCGGAAGCGTTTTACGGAACAAATATCAGTCATGCGGTAGAATTTTTGGCACCTGTAAAAGGTGAATTGCCTACTTCCTGTACCAAAAACTCAATCCAAACTTTAAAACAAATGTTTTGGATCCAAAATGAATCTGAGGATTCATTGAGAAGCAAACGGGCGCTAAATGGTCAATGGCTCCATTTTCAATTGAAAAACCAAATGGATACGGCTTCCGATTTTAGCATTCTCATCCAATGGATCAACATTCCCACTGCTGAAATCTGTTCGGAAAACCAAAAAGGGGAATTTTCCAATACATACAATGGTTATGTTTGGGAAAATTGGCATGGACTTTTGTCTCCTTTCCCACATTTTAATGTTTCCTTAAACGCAAAGGAAACCCGTGATTTTTATCTATTCCTGGTATCCAATGAGAATCTAAATTTTCCCATTCGAACAGTATCCAATTCAAGTTATCGTTTCATCGTACTCTTTCGATTTTTAACCTTTTTGTTTTTTTTGATGGTTGGGATTGTTTCTACTGGTTGGGCAATTTCTGAATTCATTAAATCCAAAGAAAAAATATACCTTCTGATTCTTTTTCATTTTTTATTGTTTTTCTTTTTAGTTTATTCAGTCCACGGAAAGGAATTGTCCTCCCTATTAGGGAACGGAAACAATCTTTTCACACACTCATACTACTTATTGTTATCGATTAATCACTTTGTATTCTTTTTGTATCTTTACAGTTTTGTTAAATTCACAAACGAAAGTTTAAAACATCCAATTTTCTTTTGGTTGTTTGCTATCTCTGGAATTTTATACCTTCTTGTTCCCATTTTTCCAAGAATGTATGACTATAGAATTTTTATCTTACTCACCATCTTTGGGTCCGCTGCTTATTTTTTACGAAGTACCCATATGATGCTCTTCACAAACCAAATTGATGAAGAAAAAAGTTATTTTTTAGGTTGGGCTTTCTTTTTGTTTTTAGTCTTTCTAAAAACATTATTCCATTTTGATTTTTATCCATACCAAGCTTTTTTCATTTATGCTGCTGTGTTTTACTTACCCTTCTTGACAGCTGGTAGTTTTTTATTTTTAAGAAATTATGAAAAACGTGATAAAACAAAAACAAGATTTCGAACTTTCACGAATAAAATTGATACGAAAGAATTTAAAACAAAATTAGAATCATTATTAGAATCAGACAAAATTTTTCTGGATGTCGACTGTAATGAAGAGATGATAGCAGGCCGTCTGGGCCTAACCTATCACCAATTAAGCGAGTTGATTAATATTGAGTATCAATTTAATTTTCCAACACTCTTAAACTTATACAAAATAAAAGAAGCAAAAAAAATTCTAATCGAAAAACCAGAATTAAACGTCGCTACAGTTGGAAAACTGGCGGGTTTTGGTTCGAGATCCGCATTTTATTTGGAATTTAAAAAACAATGCGGAGTAAATCCCAATCAATTCAGAAAGTCTTCGTCTCATCATAAAAAAGATAAATCTTAA
- a CDS encoding SulP family inorganic anion transporter, which yields MNKDKPKDWLPGLKENWRSDIVSGFVVFLIALPLCLGISLASGAPPMAGIFSGIVGGLFVSFMSGSHLTINGPAAGLIAVVLNSIFVMGGGDAKLGFEITLAAIVFAGLIQVLLGILKAGNLTIYFPISVVHGMMAAIGIIIISKQFYVALGISPNAKTILGLLLEIPSSFVHLNPEVAMIGISAIVIISLLTKIQNPYFKKLPAPLVAVLVGIILGFVFDLADEHSYTLLNQTYQIGPEKLVNLPNHIYESLSFPNFSRWRDGNFWVMVVTIALIASIESLLTATAVDNTDPYRRKSNMDQELVAKGIGNFFLGWIGGLPIIAEVVRSSANIENGAKTRWSNFFHGLFLLLFILLLPGFIHRIPLASLAGILIMVGLKLASPHVFKETYKKGWDQIVIFLVTVVITIVEDLLVGVLCGIITAILIQMYFGVKFRYIFIADIKIESNNKMHTLYVKHALLFSNMISLKLLLRKISFGERIDVKFDENVKMIGFSAIEFLQSFKRDYEERGGQVNLIGFEDLKPISAYYGATRVHK from the coding sequence ATGAACAAAGATAAACCAAAAGATTGGTTACCTGGACTAAAAGAAAACTGGCGATCGGACATTGTGTCCGGATTTGTTGTCTTTCTCATTGCGCTCCCACTTTGTTTAGGAATTTCTCTCGCCTCTGGTGCACCACCAATGGCAGGAATTTTTTCCGGAATTGTAGGTGGTCTCTTTGTCTCTTTTATGAGTGGTTCTCATCTTACAATCAATGGACCTGCTGCTGGACTCATTGCTGTTGTATTAAATTCGATTTTTGTTATGGGTGGTGGAGATGCCAAATTGGGATTTGAGATCACTTTGGCAGCAATTGTTTTTGCAGGATTGATTCAGGTACTTTTGGGAATCTTAAAGGCGGGGAATCTCACAATTTATTTCCCGATCTCTGTTGTACATGGAATGATGGCTGCCATCGGAATCATCATCATTTCAAAACAGTTTTATGTTGCTCTTGGAATTTCACCAAATGCCAAAACTATTTTAGGTCTTCTATTAGAGATCCCTTCAAGTTTTGTGCATTTGAATCCTGAAGTAGCTATGATTGGTATTTCTGCGATTGTGATCATATCACTTCTTACAAAAATTCAAAATCCATATTTTAAAAAACTTCCTGCTCCGTTAGTTGCAGTGTTAGTTGGAATTATTTTAGGTTTTGTTTTTGATTTAGCAGATGAACATTCTTATACTTTATTGAATCAAACATACCAAATTGGCCCTGAAAAATTAGTAAATTTGCCTAATCACATTTATGAAAGTTTGAGTTTTCCAAACTTTTCTCGTTGGAGAGATGGAAACTTTTGGGTGATGGTAGTGACGATTGCTTTGATAGCAAGTATAGAATCTTTACTGACAGCAACCGCAGTTGATAATACGGATCCTTACCGAAGAAAATCAAATATGGACCAAGAACTTGTCGCAAAAGGAATTGGAAACTTTTTTTTAGGATGGATTGGTGGATTACCCATTATCGCTGAAGTGGTAAGATCTTCTGCAAACATTGAAAATGGTGCCAAAACTAGATGGTCCAATTTTTTTCATGGTTTGTTTTTATTATTATTCATTCTGCTGCTTCCTGGCTTCATTCATAGAATCCCATTAGCATCACTTGCCGGTATTTTAATCATGGTTGGATTAAAATTGGCATCACCTCATGTTTTTAAAGAAACATATAAAAAAGGTTGGGACCAAATTGTCATCTTTTTGGTAACTGTAGTGATTACAATTGTAGAAGACCTGTTAGTTGGTGTTTTATGCGGGATCATTACAGCAATTTTAATCCAAATGTATTTTGGAGTGAAGTTTCGTTATATTTTCATTGCTGATATTAAAATTGAATCAAACAATAAGATGCATACTTTGTATGTGAAACATGCTCTTCTGTTTTCCAATATGATATCTTTAAAACTACTTCTTCGGAAAATATCATTCGGCGAAAGGATTGATGTAAAATTTGATGAAAATGTGAAGATGATTGGTTTTTCAGCTATTGAATTTTTGCAGAGTTTTAAACGTGATTATGAAGAACGTGGTGGGCAAGTGAATTTGATTGGATTTGAAGATTTAAAACCAATTTCGGCTTATTACGGTGCCACACGAGTTCATAAGTAG
- a CDS encoding TPM domain-containing protein, protein MDETWTLHSDYISALEKQLRDHEKKTSNQIVVFVTPSLEGENLEEYSLKVAETWKLGQKGKDNGVLLLVAIEDRKLRIEVGYGLEGVLTDVLCHHIIENEIKPSFKKGEYDIGIQNGVNAILKSIEGEYTIPEKEDFSHLGPLSFLGEIAPEGPEMPIGLKIFVSIFVVSILGVFTYFAANAPYVGWFIYFFLFPFWSIFPTAIHGANIGAIVFLTYAIGVGLYKLYHLLTPHGRKRMRNSSFASSSRGGSSSGWSSGGSSGGFSGGGGSFGGGGSSGSW, encoded by the coding sequence ATGGATGAAACTTGGACACTCCATTCAGACTATATTTCTGCACTTGAAAAACAACTAAGAGACCATGAAAAGAAAACATCCAATCAAATTGTTGTTTTTGTTACACCTTCTTTAGAAGGAGAAAATTTGGAAGAGTACTCTCTAAAAGTTGCCGAAACTTGGAAACTTGGGCAAAAAGGAAAGGATAACGGAGTGTTACTCCTTGTTGCCATTGAAGATAGAAAACTAAGGATCGAAGTTGGTTATGGATTAGAAGGTGTTTTAACGGATGTTTTGTGCCATCACATCATAGAGAATGAAATCAAACCTTCTTTCAAAAAAGGAGAATATGATATTGGGATACAAAATGGAGTAAATGCAATCTTGAAATCAATTGAAGGAGAATACACCATACCTGAAAAGGAAGACTTTTCTCATCTTGGACCTCTTTCTTTTTTGGGTGAAATAGCTCCTGAAGGTCCTGAGATGCCAATTGGATTAAAAATTTTCGTATCGATTTTTGTAGTAAGTATTCTCGGAGTATTTACTTACTTTGCAGCTAACGCTCCTTATGTTGGTTGGTTTATCTATTTCTTTTTGTTTCCATTTTGGAGTATTTTTCCAACTGCAATTCATGGAGCAAATATCGGAGCTATTGTTTTCCTTACATACGCAATAGGAGTTGGACTTTATAAACTTTATCACCTTTTGACACCGCATGGAAGAAAACGAATGCGAAATAGTAGTTTCGCAAGTAGTTCTCGAGGTGGAAGTAGCAGTGGATGGTCAAGTGGAGGTAGTTCTGGTGGGTTTAGCGGGGGAGGAGGGAGTTTTGGTGGTGGTGGAAGTTCTGGCAGTTGGTAG